The Urocitellus parryii isolate mUroPar1 chromosome 6, mUroPar1.hap1, whole genome shotgun sequence genome includes a window with the following:
- the Gnpnat1 gene encoding glucosamine 6-phosphate N-acetyltransferase, producing MKPDETPMFDPSLLKEVDWSQNTATFSPAISPTHPGEGLVLRPLCTADLNRGFFKVLGQLTETGVVNPEQFMKSFEHMKKSGDYYVTVVEDVTVGQIVATATLIIEHKFIHSCAKRGRVEDVVVSDECRGKQLGKLLLSTLTLLSKKLNCYKITLECLPENVGFYKKFGYTVSEENYMCRRFLQ from the exons ATGAAACCTGATGAAACGCCAATGTTTGACCCAAGTCTACTCAAAGAAGTGGACTGGAGTCAGAATACAGCAACATTTTCTCCAGCCATTTCTCCAACACATCCCGGAGAAGGTTTGGTTTTGAGGCCTCTTTGCACTGCTGACTTAAATAGAG gtttttttaaggtactgggtcAGCTAACAGAGACTGGAGTTGTCAACCCTGAACAGTTTATGA AATCTTTTGAGCATATGAAGAAATCTGGGGATTATTATGTTACAGTTGTGGAAGATGTGACTGTAGGACAGATTGTTGCTACAGCAACTCTGATAATAGAACATAAATTCATCCATTCCTGTGCTAAG AGAGGAAGAGTAGAAGATGTTGTTGTTAGTGATGaatgcagaggaaagcagcttggCAAATT gttaTTATCAACTCTTACTTTGCTAAGCAAGAAACTGAACTGTTATAAGATCACTCTTGAATGTCTACCAGAAAATGTTGGTTTCTACAAGAAGTTTGGATATACAGTATCTGAAGAAAACTACATGTGTCGGAGGTTTCTACAGTAA